AATGTAAATTTTTGGTTACTTGTTAAGAGGAAGGCGAGTGGGCAAGTCTCTGGAGTCTGGACAGCTCATCTGCACATGGAGAAAAGAGAGATATATTAGCAAAACGGTGACGTTGGATGGGCAAAAAGGTGAAATAGTAGAATATCCTACCTGCCGTTGGTTGGACGAGACCTTTCACTTCAACAAccctcaatttaaaaaaaaaaatggaaaaaagaGCGATGCATAAGAAAAGGTAAAGGTAAACAAAATCAATCTACAATTATCTTATCActctaaataaatgaaaattattaaattataaaaagtaaaatatttataattaataattaaagtgtaattaaatttagaaatattGAAGCTGGAGTAACAtagaatatttaaataaatacaaCAAAGGTGGAAATAGAAATTTAAATAAGCGGggtcaataaatttttattttacttgattaaaaaaatattatatataataataaattaaaaatataatgcaTGCAAATTTTTAATATGTAATGATAATAGAGTAAAAatgttataaaataataaattatactataattttaaatttataattgtatattcacaatatattaaaattttaatcataattaaaatttaaaatatattaatcaactataaatagaaaaattaatatcataaaataaattttaataattatgatattttacaattattttagcacataaaaattattaaaattatgattcCATATTAAAAGTAGTTCTCTCCTTATCTATACTatctaatagaatttaaatataaaatatttatatgcgTATATCAAACCTTTACATATCatttaaaagattaaaaataaaattttataaataaattatattattacaaaatgtgtaaatttgaatctttttaaatatgtcaatccaaaatataaaattgacactaatttatttttttattaaatttaatgaaattaatttattaaaaatattttacatgttatatattttaaaatttatttacaaagtaGCATTTAGCATGTTGAAAATAGCTTATATTATTTGCAAATTAagatttttttccttaattacatTAATCATTAAGAATCAATCACTTATTGCCaacaattaattataattaatttaatggaATTAATTTAATTAGTAAGAATGAATATTTTTATGaatcaaaatataattttatttaaattaatatttttaaagtaataatattattaaatgtaCTTAAATTATTGTGAAAGTTTCCCCTTAAAAttcttcaaaaataaaatttaaaaataaaatttttataattaaagaaAACAATATTAATTAGTATGGGAAAGGTTTATAATTACTAATTAGAGTATGGTTTGGTTAGACAGAGTGTCTTTGTCCATTAGTGGACGAGTCAGTGTCACAAACCACACACCAATTTAAAATTGATTACAAAAACGATATATATATtgctaaaataataatttttttattaaaaaaaattgaaaagaataATTCCACATGTTGAATGCTACGTTATTATTGACTCGCCACCGTCATCCGTCTCCACTGCCCACCCACTCCATCCATCCTTTGCCTTTTAACGCTTCCTCACTCCACCATCCTctcctcctcttcctcctcatcctaCTTCACGACCACCACATTTGCCGCAGTGGCTCCTCATTCACCTCTTCCTCTCTGATCTGCCCTGACTGGGGGTGCGTAATTGCTCTCTCTCTTGCTTTCAATTTAACAGCTGAGCTGACTGAATAAAACAGAGAAGAAAACGAGTATGTACGGAAGGGATCCATGGGGTGGTCCGCTGGAGATAAACGCGGCGGACTCCGCCACCGACGATGAACGGAGTAGGAATCTGCAGGAATTAGACAGGGCTGCTTTGTCCAGGCCTTTGGATGAGACTCAGCAGAGCTGGCTTCTTGGTCCAGCtgagcagaagaagaagaagaagtacgTCGATCTTGGCTGTATCATCGTCAGCCGCAAGATCTTCGTCTGGACCGTCGGTACTCTTCTCGTCTCCGGCTTCTTAGCTGGCTTCATTACTCTCATCGTAAAGACTGTGCCTCGTCACCACCATTCTAAGTCTCCGTCGGATAATTACACTCTTGCACTTCACAAGGCACTCATGTTCTTCAATGCCCAACGATGTAatgttcttttcttttccttaatCTGATCTCTCTATGTAATCTCTGATTCTCATTAGATCTGATCTCGTCTCTTTTTCATGTAATTGATTCAGCTGGGAAGCTCCCGAAGCACAATAACGTTTCGTGGAGAGGGAATTCTTGTGTGAATGATGGGAAATCGGCGACAGGAACTATTTTCAAAGATCTCGCTGGTGGATATTATGATGCTGGAGATGCTATCAAGTTCCATTTTCCTGCATCTTTTGCTATGACCATGTTGAGCTGGAGCGTTATTGAGTACAGTGCTAAGTATGAAGCTGCTGGGGAGCTCAATCATGTCAAAGATATTATTAAGTGGGGAACTGATTACTTTCTCAAGACTTTCAACCACACTGCGGATACCATCACCACCATTGCTGCACAGGTGATTCTATGCTTACACTTATAAGACTATACATATCATATCTTCTGTGTTTGTTTCAGCTGCTGATAGTAGTATCATCCATTATCTATCCACTCTTATCATGTTTCCAAATGTTGTAATTGAATAACCCAGATGACCTCTTATTACCTTTGATGCTTGATTTCACAATGGAAATACTATATCAGTTAATCTGCTTAGAATTATTGTTTTTGTTATGGgtctgtggatttctttggtggGATTTTGAGTCTGATGTGTAAATTTCCCTGGCTTTTCAACAGGTTGGTTCAGGAGATACTTCTGGAGGCAATTCGTCTCCTAATGATCATTATTGCTGGATGCGGCCTGAGGACATTGATTACCCGCGGCCTGTTACTGAATGCCATAGTTGTTCCGATCTTGCTGCAGAAATGGCTGCTGCCCTAGCTTCTGCATCCATTGTTTTCAAAGATAACAAAGCCTACTCACAGAAACTTGTCCATGGTGCTAAAACTCTCTATAAATTCGCAAGGGAAGAGCGAGGTAGATATAGTGCAGGTAGTTCAGAAGCTGCCATTTTCTATAATTCAACTAGCTACTGGGATGAGTTTATATGGGGTGCAACTTGGCTCTACTATGCTACTGGGAATTCTTCTTATCTTCAGCTTGCTACTACTCCTGGTTTGGCCAAGCATGCTGGTGCTTTCTG
Above is a genomic segment from Hevea brasiliensis isolate MT/VB/25A 57/8 chromosome 17, ASM3005281v1, whole genome shotgun sequence containing:
- the LOC110666494 gene encoding endoglucanase 25; the protein is MYGRDPWGGPLEINAADSATDDERSRNLQELDRAALSRPLDETQQSWLLGPAEQKKKKKYVDLGCIIVSRKIFVWTVGTLLVSGFLAGFITLIVKTVPRHHHSKSPSDNYTLALHKALMFFNAQRSGKLPKHNNVSWRGNSCVNDGKSATGTIFKDLAGGYYDAGDAIKFHFPASFAMTMLSWSVIEYSAKYEAAGELNHVKDIIKWGTDYFLKTFNHTADTITTIAAQVGSGDTSGGNSSPNDHYCWMRPEDIDYPRPVTECHSCSDLAAEMAAALASASIVFKDNKAYSQKLVHGAKTLYKFAREERGRYSAGSSEAAIFYNSTSYWDEFIWGATWLYYATGNSSYLQLATTPGLAKHAGAFWGGPYYGVLSWDNKLTGCQVLLSRLRLFLSPGYPYEEILSTFHNQTSIIMCSYLPIFTSFNRTKGGLIQLNHGAPQPLQYVVNAAFLATLFSDYLDAADTPGWYCGPNFYSTEVLREFAKTQIDYILGKNPRKMSYVVGFGNHYPRHVHHRGASIPKNKIKYNCKGGWKWRDSSKPNPNTIDGAMVAGPDKRDGFHDVRTNYNYTEPTLAGNAGLVAALVALSGGKTIGIDKNTIFSAVPPMFPTPPPPPAPWKP